In Klebsiella aerogenes, the DNA window GCACCATGTGTATCGGCGTGGGTCAGGGGATTGCGCTGATTATTGAACGCGTGTAAGGAGTAGCGATGAGTTTGTTGACCCCGATGTTGCGCAGTAGTCCGCTAACCGACTGGTTTAGCGATGCGCAACGGGTACAGGGCATGCTGGATTTCGAAGCCGCGTTGGCGCAAGCGCAGGCTGCTTGCGGGATGGTGCCGCAGGCGGCGGTGTCGCCGATAGTGAACGCCTGCCAGCACGCGCAGTTCGACTTCAAGGCGTTGGGGCTGGCGGCGGCCAGTGCCGGTAATCTGGCGATCCCGCTGGTCAAACAGTTGACCGCGCGGGTTAATGCTCAGGACCGGGATGCCGCCCGTTACGTCCATTGGGGGGCCACCAGCCAGGATGCGATTGATAGCGGTTTTGTGCTGCAGCTGCGCGGTGCGCTGGCGGCGACGCAAACCCTCTTACAACGTTTGATCGATGCGCTGGCCGAACAGGCGCAGCGCTATCAACAGACCGTGATGCCGGGGCGTACCTGGATGCAGCATGCGCTGCCGGTCACCTTTGGTCTCAAGCTGGCGGGCACGCTGGATGCGCTATTGCGCTGGCAGCAACGGCTGGCGGAAATGCGTCCACGGGTGCTGGCGCTGCAGTTTGGCGGCGCGGCGGGGACGCTCGATTCATTGAAACAACAGGCGCCGCAGGTGGCGCAGGCGCTGGCGCAGGCCCTCGATCTATCGTTGCCGGATACGCCGTGGCATAGCCAGCGCGACCGTTTCCTCGAAGTGGGCGCCTGGTATGCTGGCGTCTGCGGTACTGTAGGTAAATTCGCCAACGACTTTTCGCTACTGATGCAAACCGAAGTGGCGGAAGTCGGCGAACCGGTGGCGGAAGGGCGCGGCGGTTCCTCAACTATGCCGCACAAACGCAATCCGGTGGCCTGCGCAGCGATCTTAACCGCCGCGCAACGCACGCTGGGGCTGGTCGCCACGCTTTACGCCAGCCAAATCCAGCAGCATGAGCGCGCGCTCGGCGGCTGGCAGGCCGAATGGGAAACCTTGCCGGAGCTGATCATGCTGGTGGGCGGGGCGCTGGCGCAAAGCGACGCGCTGGTGCGCGAGATGCAGGTCTTCCCGCACAAGATGCGCGCCGATCTCGATATGACTCACGGGCTGATTATGGCGGAAGCGGTCACGCTGGCGTTGGCCGAATTTATTGGCAAAGCCGAGGCGCATCATCATATTGAAGCGCTGTGCCGCCAGGCGCTGGAGCGTCACTGCTTGCTTATCGATCTGCTTGCGGCTGACCCGCAGGTCAGTCAGTATTTTTCCCGCGAACGCTTAACCGCGCTACTGGATCCGGCAACGGCGACCGGTAGCGCAGAACGCTTTGTGCGCCAGGTGCTGGCGCGTTATCAGGAGCAACGTCATGAACCTTGATTACCAACTCGACGGGCCGGAAGGCGCGCCGGTTATCGTCCTGTCAAATTCGCTTGGCACCACTCGCACGATGTGGCAGCCACAGTTAGACGGCCTGACGAGCCATTTTCGCGTGCTGCGTTACGATACCCATGGCCACGGTAAAACGACAAAACACGGCAAAGTGACGCTGGCGCAGTTGGGTGAAGATGTGATTGCGCTGCTCGATCATCTCAATATTCGTCAGGCTCTGTTTTGCGGTATTTCGATGGGCGGCCTCACGGGGTTATGGTTGGCGCGCTTTGCGCCGGAGCGTTTTTACGCGGTGGCGGTCGCCAATACCGCGGCGCGCATTGGTGATCAGTCGAGCTGGCTTTCACGCGCTCGCGCGGTGCGTCAGGAAGGAATGAATGTGGTTGCCGCCGGCGCGGCGGACCGTTGGTTCACCGATCGTTTCCGCCAGCGTGCGCCGGATGTGGTGGAGGCGTTGTGTCACCAATTGACCCACAGCGACGCGGAAGGCTACGCCGCCTGCTGTGAAGCGCTGGCCGCGGCTGACCTGCGGGCGGAAGTAGGGCAAATCACGATTCCGACGCTGATCATTGCCGGTGAAAGTGACCCTGTCACTACCGTTAACGATGCGAACTTCCTGCATCAGCAGATCCCGAACTCGCAGGTCGTGGTGCTGAACGCGTCGCATCTGTCGAATATTGAAGCGCCGAAATCCTTCACCACCGCGCTGATCGGCTTTTTCCAGGGAGAGCAGTATGGAGGATAAACAACGTTATCAACAGGGAATGGAGGTCCGGCGTAAGGTGCTGGGCGATGCGCACGTCGACCGTACGCTGCGCAATCTCACGCCGCTGAATGAGGAGTTTCAGGATTTTATTACCCGCTACGCCTGGGGCGAGACCTGGACGCGTCCGGGTCTCGACCACCATACCCGCAGTATGATCACCATCGCGATGCTGATTGCGCTTAACCGCGAGGCGGAGTTGAAAATGCACCTGCGCGCCGCGTTTAATAACGGCGTGACCCGCGATGAGTTAAAAGAGTTGATTATGCATTCGGCGCTGTATTGCGGATTGCCAGCGGCTAATGCCACGCTCCATCTGGCGCAGCAGGTGTTTGACGAAATCGACGCCGCGCAGGCGTAGGTTCACCGCTTTGCCCTGTCCGCGCTGCGCTTAGCGGGGCTACGGGGCACGACATGTAGGCCGGGTAAGGCAAAGCCGCTACCCGGCAATGGGTTATTTGTCGTTCTCCTGCGGCGCGGTGGCCGGGGCGGGATACCAATCCTCTTTGGCGATCACCACCGCGCCTTTCGGCTGCATGACAAAGTTTGGCGACATGATCTGTACGCCAAATTCATTAAACACATCAATGATACTGCTGTGCAGCGCGTTGCGCCCTTCGGGTAGTGGCGTTTCCGGCAACAGCCGCACCTGTAGCTCGAAAGACGTATACCAGTCGAGCAAACCTAATTTGCGGACAATCGGCGCGACCTGATGATCGATACCCTGGGCGCGGTGCGCGGCCAATTCCAGCATCGCTTGCACCTGCCGCCACGGCGTGTCGTAGCCAATGGTGACCCCGGTCGTCAGATTAATTCCTTGCTGCGGATCGTTGGTGCTGAGGTTAGTGATTTTACCGCTGACCACCACCGCATTAGGCAGGGTGACAATATAGTTTTCGCGGGTCAGGATCTTGGTCGCCAGCATGCCAATTTCGCTCACCTGGCCTTCGTTGTCGGCGATGCGGATCCAGTCGCCCTTATGCAGCGCGCGGGAGTATATGAGTACCAGCCCGCTCATCGCGTGATTCATGACCCCGGCAGACCCCAGAGTCAGCATCAGGCCGAAGAAAACGCTGATTCCCTTGAAGGCCAGCGAATTCGCACCGGGCAGGAAAGGATAAGCGGCGGAGAGCGCGAACAGCCAGATTACCACTGAAATCAATTTGCGCGTCGCGCCAACGGTTTCAGGGTGCAGGCCGGGAATTTGTACTCTTCCAGCGGCAACCTGATCCAGCAGAACCTTTATCAGGCGAATAATGAACCCGGTGATCAGAAAAATAAGCAGCACAATCATCAGTCCCGGCAGTGCCGAAACGATAGAGAGCGAAATATCCCGCAGCACGCCCACCGACCACTCGCCGAGCGACGTACCCCACACTCGGGTCCAGGGAAACAGGCTGAAGACCCAGCTCAGCCATACGTAGACGGCTAATAGCCCGAGCAGTACCAACAGCAGCGCGTAGAGTCGGCTTTCAACGTTACCGAGAAAGCGCCGCCAGGGAGGCGGAATGATGCTGCGCTTTTCGAGGATCCGCAGATGGAAGAAGCGGCGTACTCGTCGCCATGAGCGGAACGCCAGATAGCAGGCCAGCGCCAGTACCAGCGCGGCGGCCGCTGACTTCACCACAGCCAACAGCAGGTAACGGGTATTAAATTGTTCACGGAGCGAGGTTCGTTGCGCTTCCATGCGGGTAAGCACTTTCTGTGCCGCTTGATCCAGCGTTAAATCATCGCCTTCATCGAGATCGGCCTGACTCAGCAACATAATCGGTTTACCGTTCATCAGGAATAACCGCCCCGGCTGGTGGTAGCGGGTGACCGGCACTACCTGCAACGGCTGGCTGATATCGGCTTCGGTAAAAGCGCGCAGGGTATGACGGATCCGCAACACGCGTTCTTCCGGCGTGGTCTGGCCGAAAGTCGCCTGTAGCATAACGATCGGTTGATGGAAAATGGCGACGGTTCGCGCCTGTTCACGCTCAGTGGGCTGCTGGCGCGGTTCCGCCGCCGAAAGCGGAAAGGCCAGCCATAGCAGAAAACACGCCGTTAATAACGCCTGAATCCTGTTCATATGCGACACCAGAAAGGGAGAATTATTGTTATTTTTCAGCTGCTCAAACTCTGAGCGGCCGCTGGATTGAGCATAGTTCAGCGTCAGGTGAATTCAAGAAAGCATGAAGATAAAACGCCCGGCGTCAGCGCGAGGATATCGAAGCGATTTTCGTCACCAAAAATCGCGACATTATTCTCCCATCGCCGCCGCGTATTCGCTTTCAGCCGCGGGATAGCGCTTATCAGGTTACTGGCTGTACTGCTTAAGCAGGCCATATTGTTCAGCGACCAGCCGATAGCGATACACCGGACGACCGGTTGCGCCATAGTGAATGGTGGTGTAGAGAATATTAATCTGCGCCAGCCAAATCAGATACTTGCGGCAGGAAACCCGGGAGATATTCACCGCCGCCGCCAGCTCATCGGTCGAGAACTCGGTGTCCGGGTGGCTCTCAATCCACTGGCACAGCGTGCGCAAAGTTTGCGCCGTTAATCCTTTCGGCAGCTTGCGCGCGTCGGCCGCTTCCGGCGTACCGCCGTGCAGCAGGCGATCGACGTCAGCTTGTTCATAATACGGC includes these proteins:
- a CDS encoding 3-carboxy-cis,cis-muconate cycloisomerase, which encodes MSLLTPMLRSSPLTDWFSDAQRVQGMLDFEAALAQAQAACGMVPQAAVSPIVNACQHAQFDFKALGLAAASAGNLAIPLVKQLTARVNAQDRDAARYVHWGATSQDAIDSGFVLQLRGALAATQTLLQRLIDALAEQAQRYQQTVMPGRTWMQHALPVTFGLKLAGTLDALLRWQQRLAEMRPRVLALQFGGAAGTLDSLKQQAPQVAQALAQALDLSLPDTPWHSQRDRFLEVGAWYAGVCGTVGKFANDFSLLMQTEVAEVGEPVAEGRGGSSTMPHKRNPVACAAILTAAQRTLGLVATLYASQIQQHERALGGWQAEWETLPELIMLVGGALAQSDALVREMQVFPHKMRADLDMTHGLIMAEAVTLALAEFIGKAEAHHHIEALCRQALERHCLLIDLLAADPQVSQYFSRERLTALLDPATATGSAERFVRQVLARYQEQRHEP
- the pcaC gene encoding 4-carboxymuconolactone decarboxylase gives rise to the protein MEDKQRYQQGMEVRRKVLGDAHVDRTLRNLTPLNEEFQDFITRYAWGETWTRPGLDHHTRSMITIAMLIALNREAELKMHLRAAFNNGVTRDELKELIMHSALYCGLPAANATLHLAQQVFDEIDAAQA
- the pcaD gene encoding 3-oxoadipate enol-lactonase gives rise to the protein MNLDYQLDGPEGAPVIVLSNSLGTTRTMWQPQLDGLTSHFRVLRYDTHGHGKTTKHGKVTLAQLGEDVIALLDHLNIRQALFCGISMGGLTGLWLARFAPERFYAVAVANTAARIGDQSSWLSRARAVRQEGMNVVAAGAADRWFTDRFRQRAPDVVEALCHQLTHSDAEGYAACCEALAAADLRAEVGQITIPTLIIAGESDPVTTVNDANFLHQQIPNSQVVVLNASHLSNIEAPKSFTTALIGFFQGEQYGG
- a CDS encoding mechanosensitive ion channel — encoded protein: MNRIQALLTACFLLWLAFPLSAAEPRQQPTEREQARTVAIFHQPIVMLQATFGQTTPEERVLRIRHTLRAFTEADISQPLQVVPVTRYHQPGRLFLMNGKPIMLLSQADLDEGDDLTLDQAAQKVLTRMEAQRTSLREQFNTRYLLLAVVKSAAAALVLALACYLAFRSWRRVRRFFHLRILEKRSIIPPPWRRFLGNVESRLYALLLVLLGLLAVYVWLSWVFSLFPWTRVWGTSLGEWSVGVLRDISLSIVSALPGLMIVLLIFLITGFIIRLIKVLLDQVAAGRVQIPGLHPETVGATRKLISVVIWLFALSAAYPFLPGANSLAFKGISVFFGLMLTLGSAGVMNHAMSGLVLIYSRALHKGDWIRIADNEGQVSEIGMLATKILTRENYIVTLPNAVVVSGKITNLSTNDPQQGINLTTGVTIGYDTPWRQVQAMLELAAHRAQGIDHQVAPIVRKLGLLDWYTSFELQVRLLPETPLPEGRNALHSSIIDVFNEFGVQIMSPNFVMQPKGAVVIAKEDWYPAPATAPQENDK